Within Homo sapiens chromosome 2, GRCh38.p14 Primary Assembly, the genomic segment tttaaaaaataattattttactgatGCATAATAGATGTAGATAATTCCagagtacatgtgataatttaatagattcacataatttttaaagatcaaatcagCGCACTTGGGACattcatcaccttaaatatttgtcttgtctttatgctagaaacactCAAATTATCCTCTCCtggatattttgaaatgtacaatagattGTTGTAaaccatagtcaccctactgatctatcaaacactaggtcttatttcttcaaGTTTGCCAAATTTGTtgaccttttttaaaaaccaactttgaggccaggcatggtggctcatgtctgtaatcccatcactttgggaggacgaggtggaaggatcacttgagcccaggagttcgagaccagcctgggcaacatagtgagaccttatttctacaaaaaattaaacaaaattagctgggcatggtggtatgttcctgtagtcctagctactgaggaggctgaggtgggaggatcacttgagcctgggaggttgaggctgcagtgagccaagattgtgccattatactccagcctgggtgacagagtgagatcctgtctcaaaaaaataaataaataaaaaataaaaaccgaCTTTGAGTTTAGTTAATTTTCCCTGTTATTTTCATCAATCTCAAAGCAGTCTCTAATTTTCCTTGTGGcttcttctttgacctatttGTTATTTAGGAGtgaattgtttaatttccacggaTTCGTGAATTTCTCAAGTTAATTTCTTActcatttctaatttcattcccaTGTGGTCAGAGAAcgtttcaattattttaaacttatcGGGTCTTGTTTTATGGTCCAGCATATTGTCTATTCTACAGAATGTTTCACGCGCACTTGAGAGGAATGTAtactctgctgttgttggatgaagaGTACAACAGATGTCTTTCAGGTTTAGTTGGTTGATAGTATTGTTCAAGACTTCTACTTCCTTGTTGTACTTCTGGGTACTTATTCTATCCATTACTGAAAGTGGGATATTGACGTCTTCAattattattgttgaattgtctattttttctttcaattctgtcagtttttacttCCTATATTTTTGGACTCTGGTGTTAGGTgcttatatgtttataattgttatatctttctGATGGATTGACcctgttttcattataaaatgtcctCCTTTATCTCTAGTAACATACTTTGAttgtgggttttattttgttttgatgttcaagtctattttgtctgacattaGTGTAGCCACTTCATCTTTCTTATGTTTACTGTTTGCATAATATatctatttccttttcaacctacctgtgtctttgaatctaaagtgtcttctgggctgggtgcagtggctcatgcctgtaatctcaacacttttggaggccaaggtgggagaatcacttgaagctagtagtttgagatcagcctgggcaacatagtaagaccctatcactacaaaaaatataaataaataaaaaataaaatgtctcccatagacagcatatagttgaatATTGACTTTTATCCAGTCTGACTGAGTGTTATTACTGATATGGTAGTATATACATctgtcattttacttttcttttctttttgttttatttatttctgacttcatcacttttcattttctgtatatgTCATGTCTTTTTCATTCCTCTGTTTCtcctttaatctttcttttgcattaagtgaatattttattatgtaacattttaattccttcaatcattttccattctatttttttcagttgttttcttaGTGGTTACTCTAGAGCTTACTCTATTCATTTTAGCTTATCAGAATCTATTTCAGATTTATACTAACTTAATTCCAGTGAGATACTGAAACATTATTCTTCTATTACTCAATTcccttttctaactttttgtaCTATTGTTATACATAGCgcatatataatatgcaaataatacattgttataaTATTGCCTTGTATAGTTTTATATCATTTAAAGAAGCTGAGAAggatagtaaatatatatttatagagtatATTATATTAATCTTCTATACTATTTCTGGTTCTTGTTATTTGTTCTCACGGGTATGAGTTACCATCTGCTGTTATGTCTTTATTCCAATACAGATTTGCTCCCACCCAcctcatttttgttgttattgtcaaATAGATTACACTTCTATACATTATAGGCCCAACAATACAATCATATATGTtgttttatacaatttatttttaagtcagttaagagaaggagaagaaatatgcatttatattgtttttgtaaTTACATAGTCATCTTTACCAGTGCTctttggatttgttttgtttttattttgtgaagaTTCAGATTATGGTGTGGGGTCACTTACTTCTAGTCTGAAGAACTTCCATTAGTAATTCTTGTAAGGCAGGGATGCTAGCAACaaattttctgagtttttgtttgtcaggcaatgtctttattttgcctttattttcaaagatagcttttctggatataaaattcttgagagttgttttttgttcagcattttgaatatgttACCCATTACCTTTtggcctccattgtttctgatgagaattcAGCTATTGATCTTATTGAGGTTCCCTTGAAtgtgatttgttctttttctcttgctgctttgaaAACTTTGTCTCTCAGCATTTTTAGTATGATGAGCTTAGGTGTGGATATATTTGTGTTTAACTTACTTGGAGTTTGCTGAGCTTTCTTAAATGTGTAGATTAATCTTTTTCATCAAACTTGGCTAATTTTCAGCCATTGCTTCTTCAATTACtttctctgctcttttctctCATCTCTCCTTCTGGAATTCCCATTATGAGTATGTTGGTGTGCCTAATGGTGCCCCCCGACTTTTTTTGAGGCTctgttttccttcattcttttttctctttgttctttggatTGCATAATCTCTACTGcctatcttcaagtttgctgatcGTTTCTTCTGCAAGTTCAAATCCACTATTGTTCCTCTCTAgtgaattttttgtttcaattattaTACTCTGCAATTCCAGAATTCAttggattattttttaatggtttaccTTATCGATAGTCTCTATTTGTTGAGAAATTGTCACCATACcttcttctacttttttaaatcatagtttcctttagttctttaaacATAGCTTTAATGGCTGGTTTGAAGTCTTGGTCTGTTAAATCTGATATCTGGCCTCTTTCATAGGCAGTTTCTGTTGTCTGCTTTTTTCCCCCTATGTATGGGTCATGTTTATTTGTATATCTCATGgttttttgttgaaaattaaactttttaggAAATATATTGTAGTAACTCTGAATTCTGATATCCCTTCCCCCCTCTCgggcttgtttttgttgtttgcttgtttgtttaggGACTTGGATAGGCTCTCGTAGTGAACTCCTTTTTTCCCTCAATGTAAATCTGATTTAAGGGGTATGACTTGTTCTTTAGGGTTCCTGTCCTGAGCAGAGCTCCCCACCCCTACAATATAGTGGGCACCCAGACACCTGCCTTCCTCCAAATCTGGTCCCAAGAGGCAGACATTCCCTCTCCCACCCATTAGAACCtgtctttcaaatttttctttctcccccaAAAGCATTATCCACTTCCTTCCAAATGGATACTCCAGGGTGCTGTTCTGAAAGTCCTGTTTCCTACCCCATTACCACCACAGCCAGAACCCAGACTCACCACTGGAGGACTCCCAATTCTCACAGCCAAGTTCCCCCACCCTGCTCCCATTCATGAGCGAGCACGCTGCCTGGCCACAGTGAAAGTGTCAGCTTCCACAGCCTAGGCCCATCTTAGGGTGTGTTCCTGCTCAGACAAATGGATCTCAGCACTCCAAGCATGATTCTTTAGTTTCACGTACCTGGCCATTTCTCTGGGGTGTACCACTCCTCCTGGAAGACAGCACAGGGCCAGGTTCCAATGTCCCCTGGGTCTTCACAGTGCCCCTAGCCCACACAGCTCTTTTCTGGGACTATCCCACTGGTTCTAATTCTTTTACCCAATAGAGGCTTTAACCTCAGGAGTTTTTACTAGTCAAGCTTCAGTTGAAAGTGACAGAAGCTCAATCTAAACTAGCTTAAGCTTCAAGAGGATCCTGGGGTGGTTTAGAGAATAGATGAGGAGCATCTGGCCTTGGGCACTGGCCCTGGAGTGTACAGACAGTGCCTCTCTAGGTTCTCCCCCAACTGCTCCCTGATGGACCTGCTCCCCTCAGCCTTCCATCTCCCTTGCCTGGAGCTGTAGAACCAGTTAATCTGGAGCCACACCCTTACCATCACCTTCCAAAGAAGAAATTGAACCCTTCTCTGGGCATTTTCTGCTGTCTGCCCTTCTCATGGTCCAGCTTCTGTTGTTCCACCAGGCGTTATCTGTTTGCCCAGCTGCATGGCTGTGACCAAGGGTCTTTAGGATAACACATTCTCTCCCCCCGGGGACTCTGCTAGTTTCCTGTTTCTTCCTCCCTTACTCTATTGACCCTTCTCCCTCAAAATCACCTGCAGCCTCTTGCCTCCCTGACTGAGGCAGAAAGGCCTTaaagtggttctcaaccctggctacacacgagaatcacctggagaactttACAAATACCAATGCCCAGGCCCCAAACCAGATGAATTAATCAGAATCTGTAGGGGTAAGACCCCTGCATTGGTGTTTGTACAGCCAGGGTTGCAAAACACTGGTATAGAGATGTAAGATACCCCAGTTCAAGATAGTGAGGATGAACTTGGAGAGGTACTGAGATGCTCTCTCCAACCCCACCACATACACAGGGTCCTGTTGTAATTATTAGAATCCTAACACCCCAGAAGCAACAATAGCCCAGGAAATCTTCAAACTGTATCCCTGAAAAGCACTGTCACTTTATCTCAACTTGAAGCCAGTTGCTAAGGCCCTACCTGGGGCAGATAGCCAGCATGATTTGCTAGTTTTGAAGGTGTTTGCCAGGTATGCTGAGTCCTGGCTACTGGGGTTGGCAGACAAGTGCGCTCTCAGAAGACAGTACCCTGGAAAGGGAGAAACGTGATTCTGGGTGGATAATCTGTATTCTTGTCCCTCTCTGCAGGTCACTGTGGTCTTAGGGGACCTTCTGTCCTTTTCTTAGGGGAAATACCTGGAACGCTGGGGTACAGAGGAGAGACCATGGTAGGGGTGGAGTGATGTAGTCAGATATGCCCAGAGTTGACCCTGGAGCCACAGGAGCCTTCTGATAAACTTGGGGTCATTCCTGTTGAGAAGGGATGAGAATGTGGATGGCTCAGTAAGACAACACTGATTCAAGCAACAGTTATTGCTTAGCTACTCTATATTCTAAAAAGTCAAAAGGCAAACTGAGGAAAATATTGACAACAAATATAACATACATAAAGGGTCACTATGCTAATAAGTTTTACAGATCAGTAAGAAACACATTAAGGCCCTCAAAGAACCATGTGAGTAAAAGAATTCCTAGAAGACAAAACCACTGATAATTAAATGTTTAACCCTTGTTGGTAATCAAAGAGCCACATTAGAACATCATTTCCACTACCAAATTAGTGAACATTTACTTAAAATCCTAATATCTGATGCTAGCAATGGTTTGAATAGTTCTTCTTTGAGTAATAGCAGATTCACAGGTAGTGCTTCTCTGCTAGCACTGTTCTCATTGTTTGCATTCCTTCATTCCTTGTAAAGTAGgtgctattatccccattttgctgCTGTAGCAActtgtagggaccagccccacagggtggGTGGGTTTTTCTCCCCGTGTGCGGAGATGagagattgtagaaataaagacacaagacaaagagataaaagaaaagacagctgggcccgggggaccactaccaccaagaggGCAGAGatcggtagtggccccgaatgcctggctgtgctgttatttattggatacaaggcaaaaggggcagggtaaggagtgtgagtcatctccaatgattgATAAGGTCACGTGAGTCACGTGTCCAccggacagggggcccttccctgcttggcagccgaggtgggtgggggtgggggcggggacagggggagggagagagagagagagagagaggacagcttacgccattatttctgtgtatcagagacttttagtactttcactaattttgctactgctatctagaaggcagagccagatgtacaggatggaacatgaaagtGAAACAGGAGTGTGACCGCTGAAGTACAGCGTCACAGGGAGATGTTTAGGCCTCCAGATAACTGTGGGCGGGCCTGACTGATGTCAAGCCCTCCACAAAAGGTGGTGGAGTaaagtcttctctaaactccccctgggaaagggagactccctttcccggtctgctaagtagcgggtgcttttcctttgcattgatgctaccgctagaccacggtCCGCCAGACCAGGGTCCGCCAGACCACGGTCCACTTGGTAACCggcgtcttcccagacgctggcatTACCGCTAGatcaaggagccctctggtggccctgtccggacataacagaaggctcgcactcttgtcttctggtcacttctcactatgtcccTTTGGTTCCTATCTCtctatggcctggtttttcctaggttatgattatagagcgaggattattacaatattggaataaagagtaattgctacaaactaatgattaacgatattcatatataatcacgTCTATGATCTAGATCTAGATCTAGTATAACTCttgttgttttgtatattttattatactggaacagcttgtgccctcggtctcttgccttggcacctgggtggcttgccgcccacagaAACTAAGTCAGATAACTTGCCAAAAGCCACACTGCTGATGTGCAGCGCACCCGCTTCACTgcaggtggaagtggaagtgaatAATAACCTTCCTGGAAGGCAGTCTGCAAGCCCATATTGACAGCTGAAAAATATTCATTCCCTTTCACCTAGTGATTCGACTCCCAGGAATCCATTCTAAGAAAACAACCAGAGTTGAGCCATTTCGTTCTTGGCAGCACATGTGAAACAATGGCACATCCATTATGACGCTGGGCTCTGGTTGCGTCATAATGTACGTTTAGTATGTGGAGTGACAATGGGCGCTAGCTCGTAATATAATGCTATTAATAAACGAAAAGAGATACAAAAAATAGTCatgatatgcatatatattgCAATAAACCATGATTTCTGTGCGTGGTGGGatggtaatttttaatttccacattgaatatttctgttttctacttATTAGTTTGATAATCGGAAACAAAAGCCAAGTGTCtttgttgtttgtgtgtttgaTGCTGAGTTTCCCGGGCAGCAGGACTGGGAGGTTGAGTGGGGGTTTTGGCTCAGACCGGGAGCAGAGCGGCGGGTGGGGAGCGGCAGGCGGGCAGGGTCCCCGGAGGCCCCCGGGCTCTGCCCCTCCAGCTAGAGAGGCAGCCGAACCCTAGCGGCCTGGAAGGGGCCGGGAAACCGCGGCCAGCTGGCAAGGAGTGGCCCCCGGGGGCGGGGCGCCGGCGGGTGTGTGAGTAGCCCGCCCGGCCCGGGTCCGAGTTCCAGCCCCGCGATGGCCTCCGCGGGCAGCACCGCTCGGCGGGCGGGCTCCGGAAGCTGGCACTCagaaaggggagaagggagaggtgcTCGGCCGCAGCCAACTCCAAGTGGCTCCATGCAGCAGGCGAACAAAGTCTCCTTGAAGGCCACCTGGACTGACGCGGAGTCCAAGCAGCCCAGGTGGGTAGCGGGAGAAGGTGTCCCGGCTGCAGGGAGCGAGAACCCGGCCCAGCGCCTCCCTGGTGGGCAGGGCCTGGAGCGGGCGGGGGCGGAGGCTGCGGCCCGAGAAGCCAGCAGAGACAGGCTGGGGCCAGGGATCGCCTCCCGAGAGGTGCCTAGGCCGTGGCCCAGAGTCGCTTCCCCACTGCCCCGCCCACCAGCCAGGCGGGGGCCAGGGATCGCCTCCCGAGAGGTGCCCGGGCCGTGGCCCAGAGTCGCTTCCCCACTGCCCCGCCCTCCAGCCAGCCCCTGCCCGACCTCGCAGACCACCTCAGTGCGCAGGCGACTGCCCTCGCCAGGCCGCGCCGCCCTGCCTCGCTCACCCCGCCCCGCGCTGACCCCAGCCCCAGCAAGGAGTCCGACCAGACGGCAATCGACCAGACGGCGATCGGGAGCTACTACCAGCTGTTCGCAGCGGCTGTGGGCAACGTGGAATGGCTGCGATTCTGTCTGAACCAGAGCCTCAGGGAAATCCCCACCGACGACAAGGTAAGGTCTTGAGTGTTGGGGCAAAGACCGAGGTCCCTCTCCCGCTACGCTGCTCGGAGTGGTCACCTGGAGAAGAGATATCCTTTTCTGGGTAGATCTTCCTAATTTAACTCATCTTCTGGCTGTGGAAGGACCATTTTGGGGGCAGGGAGGTTGGGTGGGCTGATGAACACACACTGGTTAATTAGCAAAAGGGTGTGAGCATTCCTGGGGACACAGGGAAGAAAGTGAAGGTAACCccaataaatttatataaattgtgGACCCTGGGACCTCAGtcccactcagcctcctcctGCCTGCTCTGAACCTCACAGGGCTTCACTGCCATCCACTTCGCCGCCCAATGGGGCAAGCTTGCATGCCTGCAGGTCCTGGTAGAGGAGTACAAGTTTCCCGTGGACCTGCTGACCAACAATAGCCAGACACCCCTGCACCTCGTCATCCACAGGGACAACACCACCGTGGCCCTCCCCTGCATCTACTACCTGCTGGAGAAAGGCGCAGACCTCAATGCGTGAGTCCAGCCTGCTTCAGGAGGGAGGCTTCGGGCACAGGCACGGGCACAGCCCTACTTCCAGGCAGGCAAATCCATGCAGGACAAGCAGAGGGGTTGCTGGAGGTGACAAGGATTGGGTCCCACATAAAGCAGTCAGGAATCCACATGGTGTAATAAAGAGACTGGgctttagccgggcatggtggctcatgcctataatcccaacactttggaaggccgaggcaggcggatcacctgaggtcaggagttcaacaccagcatgaccaacatggagaaaccccatctctactaaaaatacaaaattagcagggcatggtggcgcatgcctgtaatcccagctattcgggaggctgaggcaggagaattgcttgaacccaggagatggaggttgcggtgagctgagatggtgccattgcacttcagcccgggcaacaagagcgagactccgtctcaacaaaaaaaaaaaaaaaaaaaagattggcctTTAACAGACCTAGTCTACATCCCAGCTCTGCAACTTGCTAGCAGACAGCaggaccttaggcaagtcactcaacctctATGCCCCAGTACTCTGGCTCCCAAACTTAGGTGTACATTGGAATTACCTAGGGAGCTTAAAAAATATGAACACCTGGCCGGGTGGCATGGtggcatagtcccagctacttgggaggctgaggcaggagaatcgcttgaacccgggaggtggaggttgcggtgggccgagattgctccaatgcactccagcctggcaatagagcgagactgtctcaaaaaataaaaaataaaaaaaattaggctggccgcagtggctcacgcctgtaatcccagcactttgggaggctggggcgagcggatcacgaggtcaggagatcaagaacatcctggctaacatggtaaaaccccgtctctactaaaaatacaaaaaagttaaccgggcgtagtggcgggtgcctgttgtcccagctacttgggaggctgaggcaggagaatggcgtgaacctgggaggcagagcttgcagtgagccaagatcgtgccactgcactccagcctgggcgacagagcgagactccgtctaaaaaaaaaaaattaaaaaatataaacacctGTGTTCCAATCCAAAGGCTGTGATTTAATGGGTCTGTGGTGTGACCTGGGCTTGGGAAGTCAGAAAAGATCCCCAGGTGCTTCTAACTTGAAGctaagtttgggaacctctgtctcAGTGTCTTCAACTGAAACTTGGGAGAATAGCAGTACCTA encodes:
- the ANKRD53 gene encoding ankyrin repeat domain-containing protein 53 isoform b (isoform b is encoded by transcript variant 2), whose protein sequence is MASAGSTARRAGSGSWHSERGEGRGARPQPTPSGSMQQANKVSLKATWTDAESKQPSQPLPDLADHLSAQATALARPRRPASLTPPRADPSPSKESDQTAIDQTAIGSYYQLFAAAVGNVEWLRFCLNQSLREIPTDDKGFTAIHFAAQWGKLACLQVLVEEYKFPVDLLTNNSQTPLHLVIHRDNTTVALPCIYYLLEKGADLNAQTCNGSTPLHLAARDGLLDCVKVLVQSGANVHAQDAMGYKPIDFCKIWNHRACARFLKDAMWKKDKKDFAREMTKMKMFKSQLTLMEHNYLIEYQGQGCSVHFPFAFSPITPETLLWQDISLLSDCGFLWRRRELSF
- the ANKRD53 gene encoding ankyrin repeat domain-containing protein 53 isoform X3, giving the protein MASAGSTARRAGSGSWHSERGEGRGARPQPTPSGSMQQANKVSLKATWTDAESKQPSQPLPDLADHLSAQATALARPRRPASLTPPRADPSPSKESDQTAIDQTAIGSYYQLFAAAVGNVEWLRFCLNQSLREIPTDDKGFTAIHFAAQWGKLACLQVLVEEYKFPVDLLTNNSQTPLHLVIHRDNTTVALPCIYYLLEKGADLNAFLKDAMWKKDKKDFAREMTKMKMFKSQLTLMEHNYLIEYQGQGCSVHFPFAFSPITPETLLWQDISLLSDCGFLWRRRELSF
- the ANKRD53 gene encoding ankyrin repeat domain-containing protein 53 isoform X2 — encoded protein: MASAGSTARRAGSGSWHSERGEGRGARPQPTPSGSMQQANKVSLKATWTDAESKQPSPSKESDQTAIDQTAIGSYYQLFAAAVGNVEWLRFCLNQSLREIPTDDKGFTAIHFAAQWGKLACLQVLVEEYKFPVDLLTNNSQTPLHLVIHRDNTTVALPCIYYLLEKGADLNAQTCNGSTPLHLAARDGLLDCVKVLVQSGANVHAQDAMGYKPIDFCKIWNHRACARFLKDAMWKKDKKDFAREMTKMKMFKSQLTLMEHNYLIEYQGQGCSVHFPFAFSPITPETLLWQDISLLSDCGFLWRRRELSF